Proteins found in one Drosophila busckii strain San Diego stock center, stock number 13000-0081.31 chromosome 2R, ASM1175060v1, whole genome shotgun sequence genomic segment:
- the LOC108596005 gene encoding uncharacterized protein LOC108596005: protein MVAVATITWALLTCLSAFIYCCTYGRLFKAAVDSDSELDSQSEQLDLELQSMLPKD, encoded by the exons ATGGTTGCTGTAGCAACCATTACCTGGGCGCTGCTCACCTGTCTGA GTGCTTTCATCTACTGCTGCACTTACGGACGCCTATTCAAAGCAGCAGTGGACTCGGACTCGGAGCTGGACAGCCAATCAGAGCAGCTGGACTTGGAGCTGCAGAGCATGCTGCCCAAAGATTAA
- the LOC108595734 gene encoding cuticle protein 16.5, producing the protein MAQVCYEAASVNALPANNKFVLQTTKTNQNKMKFLICLALFIAAAQAHVVAPVATYAAAPALTYAASPALTYAAAPSVYSAYAPSVYSAAIPRAAYTSYAAPSVYSAAYAPSVYSAYAAPAVSTYAAPAVVSTLLKK; encoded by the exons ATGGCGCAAGTTTGCTATGAAGCAGCATCAGTCAACGCACTACCAGCAAACAACAAGTTCGTCTTACAAACCACAAAAaccaatcaaaacaaaatgaaa ttccTCATCTGCTTGGCTCTCTTCATTGCCGCCGCTCAGGCTCATGTTGTCGCTCCAGTTGCCACATATGCCGCAGCTCCAGCTCTGACCTATGCCGCTTCTCCCGCTCTGacttatgctgctgctcccagTGTTTACTCCGCTTACGCTCCCAGCGTCTACTCCGCTGCCATTCCTCGTGCTGCCTACACCAGCTATGCGGCGCCTTCGGTCTACTCCGCTGCCTATGCGCCTTCGGTTTACTCCGCAtatgctgctccagctgtaAGCACCTATGCTGCCCCAGCTGTGGTCTCCACCCTGCTGAAGAAGTAA